In Oryza glaberrima chromosome 8, OglaRS2, whole genome shotgun sequence, the following are encoded in one genomic region:
- the LOC127783374 gene encoding zinc finger CCCH domain-containing protein 54 isoform X4, with translation MRCDRCARDTIHPIESRALDRSRILFLLCCYKRRPRFRFHVHQWWWWVAMEVPELVKLAFARVQRVEPEHVGKIFGVMLLREPDEDELVQLAYGPEATLLAKIEDTKAALTVIYARCSAAAAHGPPGGGGVGVGGGGGYHQQPQQLFSRPPVPACGGVRHHYSPAAAAAAAFGYQVQSPQYWPDSPPAPPTKAAQQEFAPPGLVVDASAEGPYPLRGGQHVLDDNNFGGGYYYPAGEDAFPNGGGGGGGGGGSPARARRSNGLSTRRPCHYFSKGICKNGQNCHYSHHQVYQDALAGAAINGDVYNHQPGGVTPGSLETLEMEITELLNSRRGQPVSIASLPTLYGEKYGKGLQADGYLTESQRHGKAGYSLTRLLSRLNKIRVIERPHGQHSVVLAEDAAKYMDFRGGGGGGGGDTGSVPASSHQIYLTFPAESTFAEDDVANYFGSAIRHAVRAGARREDPLPRAAHVRVRQLPEPGDGEHHPDAAQPAFHLRIAGSRQALQGEIQMRRQDVRGQHQIDGSLLSSTLL, from the exons atgcgatgcgatcGATGCGCGCGCGATACTATCCACCCGATCGAATCGCGCgctctcgatcgatctcgaATTTTATTCCTCCTTTGTTGTTATAAAAGGAGGCCCAG GTTTAGGTTTCATGTCCaccagtggtggtggtgggtggcaATGGAGGTGCCGGAGTTAGTGAAGCTGGCGTTCGCGAGGGTGCAGAGGGTGGAGCCGGAGCATGTCGGCAAGATATTCGGCGTAATGCTGCTGAGGGAGCCCGACGAGGACGAGTTGGTGCAGCTCGCATATGGTCCCGAGGCCACGCTCCTCGCCAAGATCGAGGATACTAAGGCCGCGCTCACCGTCATCTATgcccgctgctccgccgccgccgcgcacggacctcccggtggcggcggcgtcggcgtcggcggcggcggaggctatcaccagcagccgcagcagctcTTCTCCCGCCCCCCGGTACCTGCTTGCGGCGGCGTTCGCCATCACtactctcccgccgccgccgccgcggctgccttTGGATACCAGGTCCAGTCGCCGCAGTACTGGCcggactcgccgccggcgccaccgacTAAGGCGGCGCAGCAGGAGTTCGCGCCTCCCGGGCTCGTCGTCGACGCCTCCGCGGAGGGCCCGTACCCGCTGCGCGGCGGCCAACACGTCCTCGACGACAACAACTTTGGCGGCGGGTACTACTACCCGGCCGGCGAGGACGCCTTCCCCAAtggcgggggtggcggcggtggcggcggggggtcgccggcgagggcgcggcgTTCGAACGGGCTGTCCACTCGACGTCCCTGCCACTACTTCTCCAAAGGCATCTGCAAGAACGGCCAGAACTGCCACTACTCGCACCACCAGGTGTACCAggacgcgctcgccggcgccgccatcaaCGGCGACGTGTACAACCACCAGCCGGGCGGCGTGACGCCGGGCTCGCTCGAGACGCTGGAGATGGAGATCACCGAGCTGCTCAACTCGCGGCGCGGGCAGCCGGTGTCCATCGCCTCGCTGCCGACGCTCTACGGCGAGAAGTACGGCAAGGGACTCCAAGCCGACGGCTACCTCACCGAGAGCCAGCGCCATGGCAAGGCCGGATACAGCCTCACCAGGCTGCTCTCTCGCCTCAACAAGATACGGGTCATCGAAAG GCCGCACGGGCAGCATTCGGTGGTTCTCGCGGAGGACGCTGCCAAGTACATGGATTtcagaggtggcggcggcggtggtggcggcgacacGGGCTCAGTTCCGGCGAGCTCGCACCAGATATACCTCACCTTCCCAGCCGAGAGTACCTTCGCCGAGGACGACGTCGCCAACTACTTCGGGTCTGCAATTCGGCAT GCAGTACGGGCCGGTGCGCGACGTGAGGATCCCCTGCCAAGAGCGGCGCATGTTCGGGTTCGTCAGCTTCCAGAGCCCGGAGACGGTGAGCACCATCCTGATGCGGCGCAACCCGCATTTCATCTGCGGATCGCGGGTTCTCGTCAAGCCCTACAGGGAGAAATCCAAATGCGTCGACAG GACGTGCGTGGACAACATCAAATCGATGGTTCCCTACTGTCCTCCACGCTTCTTTGA
- the LOC127783374 gene encoding zinc finger CCCH domain-containing protein 54 isoform X1, translating to MRCDRCARDTIHPIESRALDRSRILFLLCCYKRRPRFRFHVHQWWWWVAMEVPELVKLAFARVQRVEPEHVGKIFGVMLLREPDEDELVQLAYGPEATLLAKIEDTKAALTVIYARCSAAAAHGPPGGGGVGVGGGGGYHQQPQQLFSRPPVPACGGVRHHYSPAAAAAAAFGYQVQSPQYWPDSPPAPPTKAAQQEFAPPGLVVDASAEGPYPLRGGQHVLDDNNFGGGYYYPAGEDAFPNGGGGGGGGGGSPARARRSNGLSTRRPCHYFSKGICKNGQNCHYSHHQVYQDALAGAAINGDVYNHQPGGVTPGSLETLEMEITELLNSRRGQPVSIASLPTLYGEKYGKGLQADGYLTESQRHGKAGYSLTRLLSRLNKIRVIERPHGQHSVVLAEDAAKYMDFRGGGGGGGGDTGSVPASSHQIYLTFPAESTFAEDDVANYFGQYGPVRDVRIPCQERRMFGFVSFQSPETVSTILMRRNPHFICGSRVLVKPYREKSKCVDRTCVDNIKSMVPYCPPRFFEFDQELYTAEYDASRLMRKQLAEKREMLLEMERRRATVRRLESMPPQFAYFDCSIEDASPLHSLQDDSKQLDLMNPSLASPDPLEIVSNSQAPPTQAGNIYDDHESNQIELLPESPFAASAPAGNSISTII from the exons atgcgatgcgatcGATGCGCGCGCGATACTATCCACCCGATCGAATCGCGCgctctcgatcgatctcgaATTTTATTCCTCCTTTGTTGTTATAAAAGGAGGCCCAG GTTTAGGTTTCATGTCCaccagtggtggtggtgggtggcaATGGAGGTGCCGGAGTTAGTGAAGCTGGCGTTCGCGAGGGTGCAGAGGGTGGAGCCGGAGCATGTCGGCAAGATATTCGGCGTAATGCTGCTGAGGGAGCCCGACGAGGACGAGTTGGTGCAGCTCGCATATGGTCCCGAGGCCACGCTCCTCGCCAAGATCGAGGATACTAAGGCCGCGCTCACCGTCATCTATgcccgctgctccgccgccgccgcgcacggacctcccggtggcggcggcgtcggcgtcggcggcggcggaggctatcaccagcagccgcagcagctcTTCTCCCGCCCCCCGGTACCTGCTTGCGGCGGCGTTCGCCATCACtactctcccgccgccgccgccgcggctgccttTGGATACCAGGTCCAGTCGCCGCAGTACTGGCcggactcgccgccggcgccaccgacTAAGGCGGCGCAGCAGGAGTTCGCGCCTCCCGGGCTCGTCGTCGACGCCTCCGCGGAGGGCCCGTACCCGCTGCGCGGCGGCCAACACGTCCTCGACGACAACAACTTTGGCGGCGGGTACTACTACCCGGCCGGCGAGGACGCCTTCCCCAAtggcgggggtggcggcggtggcggcggggggtcgccggcgagggcgcggcgTTCGAACGGGCTGTCCACTCGACGTCCCTGCCACTACTTCTCCAAAGGCATCTGCAAGAACGGCCAGAACTGCCACTACTCGCACCACCAGGTGTACCAggacgcgctcgccggcgccgccatcaaCGGCGACGTGTACAACCACCAGCCGGGCGGCGTGACGCCGGGCTCGCTCGAGACGCTGGAGATGGAGATCACCGAGCTGCTCAACTCGCGGCGCGGGCAGCCGGTGTCCATCGCCTCGCTGCCGACGCTCTACGGCGAGAAGTACGGCAAGGGACTCCAAGCCGACGGCTACCTCACCGAGAGCCAGCGCCATGGCAAGGCCGGATACAGCCTCACCAGGCTGCTCTCTCGCCTCAACAAGATACGGGTCATCGAAAG GCCGCACGGGCAGCATTCGGTGGTTCTCGCGGAGGACGCTGCCAAGTACATGGATTtcagaggtggcggcggcggtggtggcggcgacacGGGCTCAGTTCCGGCGAGCTCGCACCAGATATACCTCACCTTCCCAGCCGAGAGTACCTTCGCCGAGGACGACGTCGCCAACTACTTCGG GCAGTACGGGCCGGTGCGCGACGTGAGGATCCCCTGCCAAGAGCGGCGCATGTTCGGGTTCGTCAGCTTCCAGAGCCCGGAGACGGTGAGCACCATCCTGATGCGGCGCAACCCGCATTTCATCTGCGGATCGCGGGTTCTCGTCAAGCCCTACAGGGAGAAATCCAAATGCGTCGACAG GACGTGCGTGGACAACATCAAATCGATGGTTCCCTACTGTCCTCCACGCTTCTTTGAGTTTGATCAAGAGCTCTACACAG CAGAGTATGATGCTTCGAGGTTGATGAGGAAGCAGTTGGCAGAGAAGCGCGAGATGCTCTTGGAGATGGAGAGGCGGCGCGCCACAGTTCGGAGGCTTGAATCCATGCCGCCACAGTTTGCATACTTCGATTGCAGCATTGAGGACGCCAGTCCCCTCCATTCCCTCCAGGATG ATTCGAAACAACTCGACCTTATGAATCCATCCCTTGCATCCCCTGATCCACTGGAGATCGTTTCAAACAGCCAAGCTCCTCCTACACAGGCAGGCAACATTTATGATGACCATGAGAG TAACCAGATTGAACTGCTGCCTGAGAGTCCATTCGCCGCATCAGCGCCTGCTGGAAACAGCATATCCACAATTATATag
- the LOC127782936 gene encoding uncharacterized protein LOC127782936 has protein sequence MAAMASSRGWGDLPPDLLALIADGLPIKAYTRVRAVCTAWRAAIPAASPSLLVRLDWNRHDAWFLSPRISTALHERLATLLPGRSICLGSGHGWVAVHDPIFYELQFGLVDPLTGAEIPFSSFPHFAEHKLRVSKVVFAPNPTPTDFTAAAIIGNGGRVITYTAQGNSGWADAECPRLGDRDGIADVVYREDPGGKRAVYCLATSGDVHVLRLHDAGGAFEPLFDRGNAAFDAAAAFAPPYDTIRHCTNAKNLVVCDDGDMYQIWRNSTCTRMGPLPGGGEYRVEYNQMFVLRYHPRRRPCWVAVEDLGGRSVFIGKNNAVALRVDGGVPGLRANCVYWTDICPARAKVFDMVSGKSTLCFHGVEDHRAICWYFLG, from the coding sequence ATGGCTGCCATGGCGAGCTCGCGTGGGTGGGGCGATCTCCCGCCGGATCTCCTCGCGCTCATCGCCGATGGCCTCCCCATCAAGGCCTACACCCGCGTCCGCGCCGTCTGCACCGCCTGGCGCGCCGCCATCccggcggcctcgccgtcgctccTCGTCCGCCTCGACTGGAACCGCCACGACGCGTGGTTCCTGTCCCCGAGGATCTCTACCGCGCTCCACGAGAGGCTGGCCACGCTCCTCCCTGGAAGGAGCATCTGCCTCGGCTCCGGCCACGGCTGGGTCGCCGTCCACGACCCCATCTTCTACGAGCTGCAGTTCGGCCTCGTCGATCCCCTCACCGGCGCCGAGATCCCCTTCAGTTCGTTCCCGCATTTCGCCGAACACAAGCTGCGGGTGTCCAAGGTGGTGTTCGCGCCCAACCCGACGCCGACCGACTTCACCGCGGCGGCCATCATCGGCAACGGGGGCCGCGTCATCACCTACACGGCTCAGGGGAACAGCGGGTGGGCCGACGCCGAGTGCCCCCGTCTCGGCGACCGCGACGGCATCGCCGACGTGGTGTACCGCGAGGATCCCGGCGGCAAGAGGGCGGTGTACTGCCTCGCGACGAGCGGCGACGTGCacgtcctccgcctccacgacgccggcggcgcgttcGAGCCGCTGTTCGACAGGGGCAACGCGgcgttcgacgccgccgccgcgttcgcgcCACCGTACGACACTATCCGCCACTGCACCAATGCCAAGAACCTGGTGGtctgcgacgacggcgacatgTACCAGATCTGGCGGAACAGCACCTGCACCAGGATGGGGCCATTGCCCGGCGGGGGAGAGTACCGCGTGGAGTACAACCAGATGTTCGTTCTGAGAtaccaccctcgccgccggccgtgctGGGTGGCAGTGGAGGATCTCGGGGGACGCTCGGTGTTCATCGGGAAGAACAACGCGGTGGCGCTGCGCGTGGACGGCGGCGTGCCGGGGCTGAGAGCTAACTGCGTGTACTGGACTGACATCTGCCCAGCTCGGGCCAAGGTGTTCGACATGGTTTCCGGCAAGTCGACGCTGTGCTTTCACGGCGTAGAAGACCACCGCGCCATCTGCTGGTACTTCTTGGGGTAG
- the LOC127782004 gene encoding glyceraldehyde-3-phosphate dehydrogenase, cytosolic has product MGKIKIGINGFGRIGRLVARVALQSEDVELVAVNDPFITTDYMTYMFKYDTVHGQWKHSDIKIKDSKTLLLGEKPVTVFGIRNPDEIPWAEAGAEYVVESTGVFTDKEKAAAHLKGGAKKVVISAPSKDAPMFVCGVNEDKYTSDIDIVSNASCTTNCLAPLAKVIHDNFGIIEGLMTTVHAITATQKTVDGPSSKDWRGGRAASFNIIPSSTGAAKAVGKVLPDLNGKLTGMSFRVPTVDVSVVDLTVRIEKAASYDAIKSAIKSASEGKLKGIIGYVEEDLVSTDFVGDSRSSIFDAKAGIALNDNFVKLVAWYDNEWGYSNRVIDLIRHMAKTQ; this is encoded by the exons ATGG GCAAGATTAAGATCGGAATCAACG GTTTCGGAAGGATCGGGAGGCTCGTGGCCAGGGTGGCCCTCCAGAGCGAGGATgtcgagctcgtcgccgtcaaCGACCCCTTCATCACCACCGACTACATG ACCTACATGTTCAAGTACGATACCGTGCACGGCCAATGGAAGCACAGCGACATCAAGATCAAGGACTCCAAGACTCTGCTCTTGGGCGAGAAGCCGGTCACCGTTTTCGGCATCAG GAACCCTGACGAGATTCCGTGGGCTGAGGCTGGTGCTGAGTATGTCGTGGAGTCCACCGGTGTCTTCACTGACAAGGAGAAGGCTGCTGCTCACTTGAAG GGTGGTGCCAAGAAGGTTGTCATCTCTGCCCCGAGCAAAGATGCTCCGATGTTTGTCTGCGGTGTCAACGAGGACAAGTACACTTCAGATATTGATATTGTCTCAAATGCTAGCTGCACCACAAACTGCCTTGCTCCTCTTGCCAAG GTCATTCATGACAACTTTGGTATTATCGAGGGTCTGATGACAACTGTTCATGCCATCACTG CCACCCAAAAGACTGTTGATGGACCGTCCAGCAAGGACTGGAGGGGTGGCAGGGCGGCCAGTTTTAACATCATTCCCAGCAGCACTGGTGCTGCCAAA GCTGTTGGCAAGGTTCTTCCTGATTTGAATGGCAAGCTTACGGGAATGTCCTTCCGTGTTCCCACTGTCGATGTCTCAGTTGTTGATCTCACAGTTAGAATCGAGAAGGCTGCCTCATATGATGCTATCAAGAGTGCTATCAA GTCTGCATCAGAGGGAAAGCTCAAGGGAATCATAGGATATGTTGAGGAAGACCTGGTTTCTACTGACTTTGTTGGTGACAGCAG GTCGAGCATCTTCGACGCCAAGGCTGGAATTGCTCTTAACGATAACTTTGTCAAGCTTGTCGCCTGGTACGACAACGAGTGGGGTTACAG CAACCGTGTCATCGACCTGATCCGCCACATGGCCAAGACCCAGTAG
- the LOC127783374 gene encoding zinc finger CCCH domain-containing protein 54 isoform X3 has product MEVPELVKLAFARVQRVEPEHVGKIFGVMLLREPDEDELVQLAYGPEATLLAKIEDTKAALTVIYARCSAAAAHGPPGGGGVGVGGGGGYHQQPQQLFSRPPVPACGGVRHHYSPAAAAAAAFGYQVQSPQYWPDSPPAPPTKAAQQEFAPPGLVVDASAEGPYPLRGGQHVLDDNNFGGGYYYPAGEDAFPNGGGGGGGGGGSPARARRSNGLSTRRPCHYFSKGICKNGQNCHYSHHQVYQDALAGAAINGDVYNHQPGGVTPGSLETLEMEITELLNSRRGQPVSIASLPTLYGEKYGKGLQADGYLTESQRHGKAGYSLTRLLSRLNKIRVIERPHGQHSVVLAEDAAKYMDFRGGGGGGGGDTGSVPASSHQIYLTFPAESTFAEDDVANYFGQYGPVRDVRIPCQERRMFGFVSFQSPETVSTILMRRNPHFICGSRVLVKPYREKSKCVDRTCVDNIKSMVPYCPPRFFEFDQELYTAEYDASRLMRKQLAEKREMLLEMERRRATVRRLESMPPQFAYFDCSIEDASPLHSLQDDSKQLDLMNPSLASPDPLEIVSNSQAPPTQAGNIYDDHESNQIELLPESPFAASAPAGNSISTII; this is encoded by the exons ATGGAGGTGCCGGAGTTAGTGAAGCTGGCGTTCGCGAGGGTGCAGAGGGTGGAGCCGGAGCATGTCGGCAAGATATTCGGCGTAATGCTGCTGAGGGAGCCCGACGAGGACGAGTTGGTGCAGCTCGCATATGGTCCCGAGGCCACGCTCCTCGCCAAGATCGAGGATACTAAGGCCGCGCTCACCGTCATCTATgcccgctgctccgccgccgccgcgcacggacctcccggtggcggcggcgtcggcgtcggcggcggcggaggctatcaccagcagccgcagcagctcTTCTCCCGCCCCCCGGTACCTGCTTGCGGCGGCGTTCGCCATCACtactctcccgccgccgccgccgcggctgccttTGGATACCAGGTCCAGTCGCCGCAGTACTGGCcggactcgccgccggcgccaccgacTAAGGCGGCGCAGCAGGAGTTCGCGCCTCCCGGGCTCGTCGTCGACGCCTCCGCGGAGGGCCCGTACCCGCTGCGCGGCGGCCAACACGTCCTCGACGACAACAACTTTGGCGGCGGGTACTACTACCCGGCCGGCGAGGACGCCTTCCCCAAtggcgggggtggcggcggtggcggcggggggtcgccggcgagggcgcggcgTTCGAACGGGCTGTCCACTCGACGTCCCTGCCACTACTTCTCCAAAGGCATCTGCAAGAACGGCCAGAACTGCCACTACTCGCACCACCAGGTGTACCAggacgcgctcgccggcgccgccatcaaCGGCGACGTGTACAACCACCAGCCGGGCGGCGTGACGCCGGGCTCGCTCGAGACGCTGGAGATGGAGATCACCGAGCTGCTCAACTCGCGGCGCGGGCAGCCGGTGTCCATCGCCTCGCTGCCGACGCTCTACGGCGAGAAGTACGGCAAGGGACTCCAAGCCGACGGCTACCTCACCGAGAGCCAGCGCCATGGCAAGGCCGGATACAGCCTCACCAGGCTGCTCTCTCGCCTCAACAAGATACGGGTCATCGAAAG GCCGCACGGGCAGCATTCGGTGGTTCTCGCGGAGGACGCTGCCAAGTACATGGATTtcagaggtggcggcggcggtggtggcggcgacacGGGCTCAGTTCCGGCGAGCTCGCACCAGATATACCTCACCTTCCCAGCCGAGAGTACCTTCGCCGAGGACGACGTCGCCAACTACTTCGG GCAGTACGGGCCGGTGCGCGACGTGAGGATCCCCTGCCAAGAGCGGCGCATGTTCGGGTTCGTCAGCTTCCAGAGCCCGGAGACGGTGAGCACCATCCTGATGCGGCGCAACCCGCATTTCATCTGCGGATCGCGGGTTCTCGTCAAGCCCTACAGGGAGAAATCCAAATGCGTCGACAG GACGTGCGTGGACAACATCAAATCGATGGTTCCCTACTGTCCTCCACGCTTCTTTGAGTTTGATCAAGAGCTCTACACAG CAGAGTATGATGCTTCGAGGTTGATGAGGAAGCAGTTGGCAGAGAAGCGCGAGATGCTCTTGGAGATGGAGAGGCGGCGCGCCACAGTTCGGAGGCTTGAATCCATGCCGCCACAGTTTGCATACTTCGATTGCAGCATTGAGGACGCCAGTCCCCTCCATTCCCTCCAGGATG ATTCGAAACAACTCGACCTTATGAATCCATCCCTTGCATCCCCTGATCCACTGGAGATCGTTTCAAACAGCCAAGCTCCTCCTACACAGGCAGGCAACATTTATGATGACCATGAGAG TAACCAGATTGAACTGCTGCCTGAGAGTCCATTCGCCGCATCAGCGCCTGCTGGAAACAGCATATCCACAATTATATag
- the LOC127783374 gene encoding zinc finger CCCH domain-containing protein 54 isoform X2: MRCDRCARDTIHPIESRALDRSRILFLLCCYKRRPRFRFHVHQWWWWVAMEVPELVKLAFARVQRVEPEHVGKIFGVMLLREPDEDELVQLAYGPEATLLAKIEDTKAALTVIYARCSAAAAHGPPGGGGVGVGGGGGYHQQPQQLFSRPPVPACGGVRHHYSPAAAAAAAFGYQVQSPQYWPDSPPAPPTKAAQQEFAPPGLVVDASAEGPYPLRGGQHVLDDNNFGGGYYYPAGEDAFPNGGGGGGGGGGSPARARRSNGLSTRRPCHYFSKGICKNGQNCHYSHHQVYQDALAGAAINGDVYNHQPGGVTPGSLETLEMEITELLNSRRGQPVSIASLPTLYGEKYGKGLQADGYLTESQRHGKAGYSLTRLLSRLNKIRVIERPHGQHSVVLAEDAAKYMDFRGGGGGGGGDTGSVPASSHQIYLTFPAESTFAEDDVANYFGQYGPVRDVRIPCQERRMFGFVSFQSPETVSTILMRRNPHFICGSRVLVKPYREKSKCVDRTCVDNIKSMVPYCPPRFFEFDQELYTEYDASRLMRKQLAEKREMLLEMERRRATVRRLESMPPQFAYFDCSIEDASPLHSLQDDSKQLDLMNPSLASPDPLEIVSNSQAPPTQAGNIYDDHESNQIELLPESPFAASAPAGNSISTII; this comes from the exons atgcgatgcgatcGATGCGCGCGCGATACTATCCACCCGATCGAATCGCGCgctctcgatcgatctcgaATTTTATTCCTCCTTTGTTGTTATAAAAGGAGGCCCAG GTTTAGGTTTCATGTCCaccagtggtggtggtgggtggcaATGGAGGTGCCGGAGTTAGTGAAGCTGGCGTTCGCGAGGGTGCAGAGGGTGGAGCCGGAGCATGTCGGCAAGATATTCGGCGTAATGCTGCTGAGGGAGCCCGACGAGGACGAGTTGGTGCAGCTCGCATATGGTCCCGAGGCCACGCTCCTCGCCAAGATCGAGGATACTAAGGCCGCGCTCACCGTCATCTATgcccgctgctccgccgccgccgcgcacggacctcccggtggcggcggcgtcggcgtcggcggcggcggaggctatcaccagcagccgcagcagctcTTCTCCCGCCCCCCGGTACCTGCTTGCGGCGGCGTTCGCCATCACtactctcccgccgccgccgccgcggctgccttTGGATACCAGGTCCAGTCGCCGCAGTACTGGCcggactcgccgccggcgccaccgacTAAGGCGGCGCAGCAGGAGTTCGCGCCTCCCGGGCTCGTCGTCGACGCCTCCGCGGAGGGCCCGTACCCGCTGCGCGGCGGCCAACACGTCCTCGACGACAACAACTTTGGCGGCGGGTACTACTACCCGGCCGGCGAGGACGCCTTCCCCAAtggcgggggtggcggcggtggcggcggggggtcgccggcgagggcgcggcgTTCGAACGGGCTGTCCACTCGACGTCCCTGCCACTACTTCTCCAAAGGCATCTGCAAGAACGGCCAGAACTGCCACTACTCGCACCACCAGGTGTACCAggacgcgctcgccggcgccgccatcaaCGGCGACGTGTACAACCACCAGCCGGGCGGCGTGACGCCGGGCTCGCTCGAGACGCTGGAGATGGAGATCACCGAGCTGCTCAACTCGCGGCGCGGGCAGCCGGTGTCCATCGCCTCGCTGCCGACGCTCTACGGCGAGAAGTACGGCAAGGGACTCCAAGCCGACGGCTACCTCACCGAGAGCCAGCGCCATGGCAAGGCCGGATACAGCCTCACCAGGCTGCTCTCTCGCCTCAACAAGATACGGGTCATCGAAAG GCCGCACGGGCAGCATTCGGTGGTTCTCGCGGAGGACGCTGCCAAGTACATGGATTtcagaggtggcggcggcggtggtggcggcgacacGGGCTCAGTTCCGGCGAGCTCGCACCAGATATACCTCACCTTCCCAGCCGAGAGTACCTTCGCCGAGGACGACGTCGCCAACTACTTCGG GCAGTACGGGCCGGTGCGCGACGTGAGGATCCCCTGCCAAGAGCGGCGCATGTTCGGGTTCGTCAGCTTCCAGAGCCCGGAGACGGTGAGCACCATCCTGATGCGGCGCAACCCGCATTTCATCTGCGGATCGCGGGTTCTCGTCAAGCCCTACAGGGAGAAATCCAAATGCGTCGACAG GACGTGCGTGGACAACATCAAATCGATGGTTCCCTACTGTCCTCCACGCTTCTTTGAGTTTGATCAAGAGCTCTACACAG AGTATGATGCTTCGAGGTTGATGAGGAAGCAGTTGGCAGAGAAGCGCGAGATGCTCTTGGAGATGGAGAGGCGGCGCGCCACAGTTCGGAGGCTTGAATCCATGCCGCCACAGTTTGCATACTTCGATTGCAGCATTGAGGACGCCAGTCCCCTCCATTCCCTCCAGGATG ATTCGAAACAACTCGACCTTATGAATCCATCCCTTGCATCCCCTGATCCACTGGAGATCGTTTCAAACAGCCAAGCTCCTCCTACACAGGCAGGCAACATTTATGATGACCATGAGAG TAACCAGATTGAACTGCTGCCTGAGAGTCCATTCGCCGCATCAGCGCCTGCTGGAAACAGCATATCCACAATTATATag
- the LOC127783405 gene encoding uncharacterized protein LOC127783405: MARGWEDLPPDLLVHIAGGFSIQAYTRLRGVCAAWRDALRPPSPSLLVLRDRHAGQRFAAWCVSPRMVSTALHETLAARLSPASRCVGSGDGWVAAHVPGGAVLVNPHTGDEIPLHSFPGGGGNNVVVFKVVFAPNPTPSEFTAAAITGGGRVVYTTNGNSGWTDFKCPRLGAHGDGGSIADVVYHDHGGGKKVVYCLTAGGDVHVLRLPAGGQRRTTASLVPLFDKPSATFYPAAAFAPPYDTVRTFADSKNLAVCGDGQLYQIWRDDDANATMFVLRYHPRRRPCWLPAKDLGGHAVFIGKNNTVALRGDDGGGATPAPRANCVYWTDVWTDRAKVFDVVTGESTLCFPGAEVSFNTGYILQCFKIVFDHPINVDPMFIGGNGIGYDL; encoded by the exons ATGGCGCGTGGGTGGGAGGACctgccgccggacctcctcgtGCACATCGCCGGTGGCTTCTCCATCCAAGCCTACACCCGCCTCCGCGGCGTCTGCGCCGCCTGGCGCGAcgccctccggccgccctcgccgtcgctccTCGTCCTCCGCGACCGCCACGCCGGGCAGCGCTTCGCCGCCTGGTGCGTGTCCCCGAGGATGGTCTCCACCGCGCTCCACGAGACGCTCGCCGCGAGGCTCTCCCCGGCGAGCCGCTGCgtcggctccggcgacggctgGGTCGCCGCCCACGtgcccggcggcgccgtcctcgtGAACCCTCACACCGGCGACGAGATCCCGCTCCACTCTTTCCCCGGCGGCGGGGGGAATAATGTGGTGGTGTTCAAGGTCGTCTTCGCGCCGAACCCGACGCCGAGCGAGTTCACCGCGGCGgcgatcaccggcggcggccgcgtcgtctACACGACGAACGGGAACAGCGGATGGACCGACTTCAAGTGCCCCCGCCTCGGCGCTCACGGCGACGGGGGCAGCATCGCCGATGTGGTGTACcacgaccacggcggcggcaagaaggTGGTGTACTGCctcacggccggcggcgacgtgcacgtcctccgcctccccgccggcggccaGCGAAGGACGACGGCGTCGCTGGTGCCACTGTTCGACAAGCCCTCCGCGACGTTCTACCCGGCGGCCGCGTTCGCGCCGCCGTACGACACGGTCCGCACCTTCGCCGACTCCAAGAACCTGGCCGTCTGCGGCGACGGCCAACTCTACCAGATCTggagggacgacgacgcgaacgccACCATGTTCGTCCTCAGGtaccaccctcgccgccgcccgtgctgGCTGCCGGCGAAGGACCTCGGCGGACACGCGGTGTTCATCGGGAAGAACAACACGGTGGCGCTgcgcggggacgacggcggcggcgcgacgccggcgccgagaGCCAACTGCGTGTACTGGACCGACGTCTGGACCGATCGGGCCAAGGTGTTCGACGTGGTGACCGGCGAGTCGACGTTGTGCTTTCCTGGCGCAGAAG TTTCATTTAATACGGGATATATTTTACAGTGCTTTAAAATTGTTTTCGACCATCCAATTAATGTTGATCCAATGTTCATTGGAGGTAATGGGATTGGATATGATCTGTGA